Proteins encoded within one genomic window of Conchiformibius steedae:
- a CDS encoding DNA-processing protein DprA has translation MTHISENAINILTALTFKNIGNAWAFNNLKHLKHSVEICELLEKKVNEPVNEHIFRQRYNDICQQIENLGMNCDGVTALGDSDFPIVRGNVKDSNQPIVIFYKGNLELLSKHHTNLAVIGVLTPDKQIEQDERQMVDSFVHDGANIVSGLALGCDGIAHHQALLSGGKTIAILPSPLNQILPKQHIQLANEIVEQGGLVISEYYKPALDFRTQSKYYIERDRLQALFSDCTVLAASYSPDSKDPNNSKIDSGARHALAKAKEYNLPRAVMYHEKYTSHPMFDLNRQIIKEDSPNAIIISPEQPSSFHNWLKQSLKQETAILKSSEQANLGF, from the coding sequence ATGACTCATATTTCTGAAAATGCAATTAATATCTTAACCGCATTAACTTTTAAGAATATTGGTAATGCATGGGCATTTAATAACCTAAAACACCTTAAACATTCCGTAGAAATCTGTGAATTGTTAGAAAAAAAGGTAAATGAACCTGTAAATGAACATATTTTTCGCCAAAGATACAATGACATTTGCCAACAAATAGAAAACTTAGGCATGAACTGTGATGGTGTTACTGCATTAGGTGATAGTGACTTTCCTATTGTTCGAGGAAACGTAAAAGACAGCAATCAGCCTATTGTCATATTTTATAAAGGAAATTTAGAACTTTTAAGCAAACACCATACCAATCTAGCGGTAATTGGTGTACTCACACCTGATAAACAAATTGAACAAGATGAACGTCAAATGGTAGATTCTTTCGTTCATGATGGTGCCAATATCGTTAGTGGATTGGCATTAGGTTGTGACGGTATCGCTCACCATCAGGCATTGCTATCTGGAGGTAAAACTATTGCTATCTTACCCAGCCCACTTAATCAAATTCTTCCCAAACAGCATATTCAATTAGCAAACGAAATTGTTGAACAAGGTGGATTGGTCATTAGCGAATATTACAAGCCTGCATTAGATTTCCGCACACAAAGTAAATATTACATTGAGCGCGACCGTTTACAAGCATTATTTAGTGACTGTACAGTTTTGGCAGCCAGTTATTCACCCGACAGTAAAGATCCTAATAACTCTAAAATTGACAGTGGAGCTCGCCATGCTTTGGCAAAAGCCAAGGAATACAATTTGCCCCGTGCAGTCATGTACCATGAAAAATATACTTCCCATCCAATGTTTGATTTAAATAGACAAATTATCAAAGAAGATAGTCCGAATGCCATTATTATTTCTCCTGAGCAACCATCATCATTTCATAATTGGCTGAAACAATCCCTTAAACAGGAGACAGCTATATTAAAATCATCTGAACAAGCTAATTTAGGATTTTAA
- a CDS encoding glutathione S-transferase N-terminal domain-containing protein codes for MMTLYSGITCPFSHRCRFVLYEKGMDFEIKDVDVFNKPEDLAMMNPYNQVPVLVERDLILFESNIINEYIDERFPHPQLMPGDPVMRGRGRLVLHRLEKELFVHVQTLENPAATSKEQSKAREAIANGLTMIAPAFTKNKYVLGDDFSMIDVALAPLLWRLNHYEIKLGKSAAPILKSAERIFQRPAFIDALTPAEKAMRR; via the coding sequence ATGATGACCCTGTATTCAGGTATTACCTGCCCGTTTAGCCACCGCTGCCGCTTTGTTTTATATGAAAAAGGCATGGACTTTGAAATCAAAGATGTAGATGTGTTCAACAAGCCCGAAGACCTTGCTATGATGAACCCCTACAATCAAGTTCCCGTGCTGGTAGAACGCGATTTAATCCTGTTTGAATCCAATATTATCAACGAATACATTGACGAGCGTTTCCCCCACCCGCAGCTGATGCCGGGCGACCCCGTGATGCGCGGGCGCGGGCGTTTGGTGTTGCACCGTTTGGAAAAAGAGCTGTTTGTGCATGTGCAAACCTTGGAAAACCCTGCCGCCACCAGCAAAGAACAAAGCAAAGCCCGTGAAGCCATCGCCAATGGTTTAACCATGATTGCACCCGCGTTTACCAAAAACAAATATGTATTGGGCGACGATTTTTCCATGATTGATGTGGCACTTGCGCCCTTATTGTGGCGTTTGAACCATTATGAAATTAAGTTGGGCAAATCCGCTGCGCCGATTTTGAAATCTGCCGAGCGTATTTTCCAACGCCCTGCGTTTATTGATGCGCTTACCCCCGCCGAAAAAGCCATGCGCCGCTAA
- a CDS encoding ClpXP protease specificity-enhancing factor, with amino-acid sequence MSETKSLSTKPYLLRALYEWCYDNGYTPHIAVWVNEHTRVPMQFVQDNQIVLSISAAATKDLQIDAEWISFHARFQGESQEIWIPTGHVMGIFAKETGEGMGFEVEEWQPKDAAESAPAKPKKKKNLKLVK; translated from the coding sequence ATGTCTGAAACCAAATCACTTTCTACCAAGCCTTATTTGTTACGCGCCCTGTACGAGTGGTGTTACGACAATGGCTACACGCCGCATATTGCCGTTTGGGTAAACGAACACACGCGCGTGCCGATGCAGTTTGTACAGGACAATCAGATTGTGTTGAGCATCAGCGCGGCGGCAACCAAAGATTTGCAGATTGATGCGGAATGGATTAGTTTTCATGCGCGTTTTCAGGGCGAATCGCAGGAAATTTGGATTCCCACAGGGCATGTGATGGGAATTTTCGCCAAGGAAACGGGCGAAGGCATGGGCTTTGAGGTGGAAGAATGGCAGCCGAAAGACGCTGCCGAATCTGCACCTGCCAAACCCAAGAAAAAGAAAAACTTAAAACTGGTTAAATAA
- a CDS encoding ACT domain-containing protein — translation MSRSVITVIGKDRVGIVYDVSKILAEHRLNILNISQQLMDDFFTMIILVDTAQCPQPRQAMLDLFAQKSQELQLDIRMQNEALFDAMHRI, via the coding sequence GTGTCGCGTTCCGTAATTACCGTTATCGGCAAAGACCGTGTCGGGATTGTGTATGATGTGTCTAAAATTTTGGCGGAACACCGCTTAAATATTTTAAATATCAGCCAGCAGCTGATGGACGATTTTTTTACCATGATTATTTTGGTGGATACGGCGCAATGCCCGCAGCCGCGCCAAGCGATGTTGGATTTGTTTGCACAAAAAAGCCAAGAACTGCAATTGGATATCCGCATGCAGAATGAGGCTTTGTTTGATGCCATGCACCGTATTTAA
- a CDS encoding PFL family protein has protein sequence MSFQSAEILETVKMVADQNFDVRTLTIGIDLHDCISSDIHTLNQKIYDKITRTGANLVQTAHDLSAKYGVPIVNQRISVTPIAQIAAATGANSYVSIAQTLDKAAKAIGVSFIGGFSTLAQKGLTPSGKVLIDSLPEAMAQTDIVCASVNIGSTRAGINMDAVKLMGETIKRTAEATPEGFGCAKIVVFCNAVNDNPFMAGAFHGAGEGDVMLNVGVSGPGVVQAALAGRNAEDLTEIAEIVKKTAFKITRVGELIGHEAAKRLNIPFSILDLSLAPTPAVGDSVARILEAMGLSVCGTHGTTAALALLNDAVKKGGMMASSTVGGLSGAFIPVSEDEGMIAAAEAGILTLDKLEAMTAVCSVGLDMIAVPGHTPASTIAGIIADEAAIGMINGKTTAVRIIPVTGKDVGESVEFGGLLGYAPIMPVKSGSCEVFVNRGGRIPAPVQALKN, from the coding sequence ATGAGTTTTCAATCGGCTGAAATTTTGGAAACCGTGAAAATGGTTGCCGACCAAAATTTTGATGTGCGTACGCTTACCATCGGCATTGATTTACACGACTGCATCAGCAGCGATATTCACACCTTAAATCAGAAAATTTACGACAAAATCACCCGCACAGGGGCAAATTTGGTGCAAACGGCACACGATTTGTCGGCAAAATACGGCGTGCCGATTGTGAATCAGCGCATTTCGGTTACGCCCATCGCGCAAATCGCGGCGGCAACAGGGGCAAACAGCTATGTTTCCATCGCGCAAACGCTGGATAAGGCTGCGAAAGCCATCGGTGTGTCGTTTATCGGCGGATTTTCCACGCTGGCGCAAAAGGGTTTAACCCCATCGGGCAAGGTGTTGATTGATTCCTTGCCTGAAGCGATGGCGCAAACGGATATTGTGTGTGCTTCGGTAAACATCGGCAGCACCCGCGCAGGCATCAATATGGATGCGGTAAAACTGATGGGCGAAACCATCAAACGCACTGCCGAAGCCACGCCCGAAGGTTTCGGCTGTGCCAAAATCGTGGTGTTTTGCAATGCGGTAAACGACAATCCGTTTATGGCGGGCGCGTTTCACGGTGCGGGCGAAGGCGATGTGATGCTGAATGTGGGCGTGTCGGGACCGGGAGTGGTTCAAGCCGCCTTGGCGGGACGTAATGCGGAAGATTTAACCGAAATCGCCGAAATCGTGAAAAAAACGGCGTTTAAAATCACGCGTGTGGGCGAGTTAATCGGACACGAAGCGGCAAAACGGCTGAATATTCCGTTTAGCATTTTGGACTTGTCGCTCGCGCCAACCCCTGCGGTGGGCGACAGCGTGGCGCGGATTTTGGAAGCGATGGGCTTGAGTGTCTGCGGTACGCACGGCACCACGGCGGCGTTGGCATTGCTCAACGATGCAGTTAAAAAAGGCGGCATGATGGCAAGCAGCACGGTGGGCGGTTTAAGCGGTGCGTTTATTCCCGTTTCTGAAGACGAAGGCATGATTGCCGCTGCCGAAGCAGGCATACTCACTTTAGACAAATTGGAAGCGATGACTGCAGTTTGCTCGGTGGGTTTGGACATGATTGCCGTTCCCGGACACACGCCCGCTTCCACCATCGCAGGCATTATTGCTGACGAAGCCGCCATCGGCATGATTAACGGCAAAACCACCGCCGTGCGTATTATTCCCGTTACGGGCAAAGACGTGGGCGAAAGCGTGGAATTTGGCGGTTTGCTCGGTTACGCGCCGATTATGCCTGTGAAATCAGGTTCGTGCGAAGTATTTGTCAATCGCGGCGGACGCATTCCCGCGCCTGTTCAGGCTTTAAAAAACTAA
- the nhaC gene encoding Na+/H+ antiporter NhaC: protein MSETLLKMKPAEALTIAVAIVAVMGFTMIGLGWVPHLSIILVMCGLLAYGAFKRQSFADMQEQMAKGVVSGIGAIYLFFFIGLLVSALMMSGAIPTLMYYGFDWLSPQFFYLSAFVLCSVIGVSLGSGFTTCATAGVAFMGMASAFDANPAVVAGAVVSGALFGDKMSPLSDTTGIAASIVGIDLFEHIKNMMYTTVPAWLLTALLFWLMAGQTVQADLAETAALQQKLLDSGLVHTYALIPFAVLLVLAVRKVNAVYTIIATIFTAVAITFIHSNPSMAQLGGWFFGGYKPAEGVDLGAVGKLVSRGGMESMFFTQTIVILALSLGGLLHGLGILPALLAGIAHLLTGVGRATATAAATAFGINVLIGEQYLSLLLTGNTFKPLYQKLNLHPRNLARTIEDAGTVINPLVPWGVYGAFLAGILGVPVIDYVPYAFFCYLSLILTLAYGFTGFTISRSDEAGKEH from the coding sequence ATGAGCGAAACTTTATTAAAAATGAAACCTGCCGAAGCGCTAACGATTGCGGTGGCGATTGTGGCGGTGATGGGCTTTACCATGATTGGTTTGGGCTGGGTACCGCATTTGTCGATTATTTTGGTGATGTGCGGGTTGTTGGCTTACGGCGCGTTTAAACGCCAAAGTTTTGCCGATATGCAGGAACAGATGGCAAAAGGGGTGGTGTCGGGCATTGGCGCGATTTACCTGTTTTTCTTTATCGGGCTGCTGGTGTCGGCGCTGATGATGTCGGGGGCGATTCCCACGCTGATGTATTATGGTTTTGACTGGTTGTCGCCGCAGTTTTTTTATTTGTCGGCGTTTGTGCTGTGTTCGGTGATTGGTGTGTCTTTGGGCAGCGGTTTCACCACTTGTGCCACGGCGGGGGTGGCGTTTATGGGCATGGCATCGGCATTTGATGCCAATCCTGCGGTGGTGGCGGGTGCGGTGGTGTCGGGGGCGTTGTTTGGCGACAAAATGTCGCCGCTGTCGGACACCACGGGTATCGCCGCTTCCATTGTGGGGATTGATTTGTTTGAACACATCAAAAACATGATGTACACCACCGTTCCCGCATGGCTGCTGACGGCGTTGTTGTTTTGGCTGATGGCGGGACAAACGGTACAGGCGGATTTAGCGGAAACGGCGGCGTTGCAGCAAAAATTGCTGGACAGCGGTTTGGTGCATACTTATGCACTGATTCCGTTTGCGGTGCTGCTGGTGTTGGCAGTGCGTAAGGTAAACGCCGTTTACACCATTATCGCCACGATTTTTACGGCGGTGGCGATTACCTTTATTCACAGCAATCCGAGCATGGCGCAATTGGGCGGCTGGTTTTTTGGCGGTTACAAACCCGCTGAAGGCGTGGATTTGGGCGCGGTAGGCAAGCTGGTGTCGCGCGGCGGCATGGAAAGCATGTTTTTTACGCAAACCATTGTGATTTTGGCATTGAGTTTGGGGGGATTGTTGCACGGTTTGGGGATTTTGCCTGCTTTGTTGGCGGGTATTGCCCATTTGCTGACAGGCGTGGGACGTGCTACTGCCACCGCTGCTGCCACTGCCTTTGGTATCAATGTGTTAATCGGCGAACAATATTTAAGCCTGCTGCTGACAGGTAATACCTTTAAACCTTTGTATCAAAAACTAAACCTGCACCCGCGCAATTTGGCGCGTACCATTGAAGATGCGGGAACGGTTATCAATCCTTTGGTGCCTTGGGGCGTGTATGGTGCGTTTTTGGCGGGAATTTTGGGTGTGCCTGTGATTGACTATGTGCCTTATGCGTTTTTCTGCTATTTAAGTCTGATTTTAACGCTGGCTTACGGCTTTACGGGGTTTACCATCAGCCGCAGCGATGAAGCAGGCAAGGAACACTAA
- a CDS encoding DUF883 family protein: MKPDSQPNTLPVPVQTQQQSAKQQGDWCNKLNALKQEAQKQLQPHAQRADRLIKEKPYHAVGIAALFGLLMGTLFKKRRK, from the coding sequence ATGAAACCCGATTCCCAACCCAACACCCTGCCCGTTCCCGTGCAAACACAGCAGCAGTCTGCCAAACAACAAGGCGATTGGTGCAACAAATTAAATGCTTTAAAACAAGAAGCGCAAAAGCAGTTGCAGCCGCACGCGCAACGCGCCGACCGTTTGATTAAAGAAAAACCCTATCACGCGGTAGGCATTGCCGCCTTATTCGGTTTGCTGATGGGCACATTATTCAAGAAGCGGCGCAAATAA
- a CDS encoding phage holin family protein, translated as MGIRHDWQRTKWLLAQGSELLWLRLRLLRWDLRGQMAQMVKIAIMVAAAAVLLMVALTALMIALYVWLPAQAKVWVFGSLGVLTLLAGAWLLRRVPALWRQCAAQTTHTLNAIGGDLRLLQRQLRPDSHDAEIVEASEKPAVAPPQGK; from the coding sequence ATGGGTATCCGACACGATTGGCAGCGCACTAAATGGCTGTTGGCGCAAGGCAGCGAATTACTGTGGCTGCGTTTGCGCCTGCTGCGCTGGGATTTGCGCGGACAAATGGCGCAGATGGTTAAAATTGCCATCATGGTAGCAGCAGCAGCAGTTTTGCTGATGGTAGCACTGACTGCGCTGATGATTGCCTTATATGTTTGGCTGCCTGCACAAGCCAAAGTGTGGGTATTCGGCAGCTTGGGCGTACTGACGCTGTTGGCAGGCGCGTGGCTGCTGCGGCGCGTACCTGCTTTGTGGCGACAATGCGCGGCTCAAACCACGCACACTTTAAACGCCATCGGTGGCGATTTACGTCTGCTGCAACGCCAGTTGCGCCCCGATAGCCACGATGCCGAGATTGTTGAAGCATCAGAGAAACCTGCTGTTGCACCACCACAAGGAAAATAA
- the obgE gene encoding GTPase ObgE, with product MKFIDEAKIDVAAGRGGNGAVSFRREKFVPRGGPDGGDGGKGGSVYAVADENVNTLVEYRFVKRYQAKNGEKGHGSDRYGAGADDIELKMPVGTLIRDADTGETVADLTTHGQRVCLARGGRGGLGNIHFKSSVNRAPKQATPGEEGEVRTLLLELKVLADVGLLGMPNAGKSTLIRAVSAARPKVADYPFTTLHPNLGVVRLDDNNSFVMADIPGLIEGAAEGAGLGHRFLRHLSRTGLLLHVVDLAPFDESTDPAAEALAIVGELEKYSADLADKPRWLVLNKTDMLDEDELEARTAEFLQRTGWAFPPPDDRFGFDLNAPRLFRISALAHQGTQDLVHSISLYLAESKKLAAQQQAEPVAPVPTDTSVLQAE from the coding sequence ATGAAATTTATTGACGAAGCCAAAATCGATGTGGCGGCGGGGCGCGGCGGCAACGGTGCAGTCAGCTTCCGCCGTGAAAAATTTGTCCCGCGCGGCGGACCAGACGGCGGCGACGGCGGCAAGGGCGGCAGCGTGTATGCGGTGGCAGACGAAAACGTCAATACCTTGGTGGAATACCGTTTTGTCAAACGCTATCAGGCAAAAAACGGCGAAAAAGGACACGGTTCTGACCGCTACGGCGCAGGCGCAGACGATATTGAGTTAAAAATGCCTGTTGGTACGCTGATACGCGATGCCGACACGGGCGAAACCGTTGCCGATTTAACCACACACGGACAGCGCGTGTGCTTGGCGCGTGGCGGGCGCGGCGGTTTGGGTAATATCCATTTTAAATCATCGGTCAATCGCGCCCCCAAGCAAGCCACTCCCGGTGAAGAAGGCGAAGTGCGTACCCTGTTGTTAGAATTGAAAGTCTTGGCAGATGTGGGCTTGTTGGGTATGCCTAATGCGGGCAAATCTACCCTGATTCGCGCCGTTTCCGCCGCCCGCCCGAAAGTGGCGGATTATCCGTTTACCACCTTGCACCCCAATTTGGGCGTGGTGCGCTTGGACGACAACAACAGCTTTGTGATGGCGGATATTCCGGGATTGATTGAAGGTGCAGCCGAAGGAGCGGGCTTGGGACACCGCTTTTTGCGCCATTTGTCGCGCACGGGTTTGCTGCTGCACGTTGTTGATTTGGCACCGTTTGACGAAAGCACCGACCCTGCCGCCGAAGCCTTGGCGATTGTGGGCGAATTGGAAAAATACAGCGCGGATTTGGCAGACAAACCGCGTTGGCTGGTGTTGAACAAAACCGATATGTTGGACGAAGACGAATTGGAAGCGCGTACCGCCGAATTTTTACAGCGCACAGGCTGGGCGTTTCCGCCGCCTGACGACCGTTTCGGTTTTGACCTGAACGCCCCGCGCCTGTTCCGCATCAGTGCCTTGGCGCATCAGGGTACGCAGGATTTGGTACACAGCATCAGCCTGTATTTGGCGGAAAGCAAAAAATTGGCAGCGCAACAGCAGGCAGAACCCGTTGCGCCCGTGCCAACCGATACTTCGGTTTTGCAAGCCGAATAA
- a CDS encoding toxin-antitoxin system YwqK family antitoxin has protein sequence MFAKTFLTAAAILCCGSVWAQSTHPDNGNIVQHYPNGSKKLTASFKNGQPDGTWTRWHDNGNKSEELVYREGKIEGKGTMWYRNGSKRSEKYFENNVEHGTSRAWYPNGGKQQEIEMRHGEPVNIITWNANGNLTAEFHVTDGKRTGMSMAWHNNGNKRSERVYVEGVLVSEQSWDEQGNPIGGQNNDDE, from the coding sequence ATGTTCGCAAAAACGTTTCTGACCGCCGCTGCCATTTTGTGCTGCGGCAGCGTTTGGGCGCAAAGCACCCACCCCGACAACGGCAATATCGTCCAACACTATCCCAACGGCAGCAAAAAACTCACCGCATCGTTTAAAAACGGGCAGCCGGACGGCACTTGGACGCGCTGGCACGACAACGGCAACAAATCCGAAGAGCTGGTGTACCGCGAAGGCAAAATTGAAGGCAAAGGCACCATGTGGTACCGCAACGGCAGCAAACGCAGCGAAAAGTATTTTGAAAACAATGTGGAACACGGCACGTCGCGGGCGTGGTACCCCAACGGCGGCAAACAGCAGGAAATTGAAATGCGCCACGGCGAACCCGTCAATATCATCACTTGGAACGCCAATGGCAACCTGACCGCCGAATTTCATGTCACAGACGGCAAACGCACGGGCATGAGCATGGCATGGCACAACAACGGCAACAAACGTTCCGAGCGCGTGTATGTGGAAGGCGTGTTGGTGTCCGAGCAAAGTTGGGACGAACAGGGCAATCCCATCGGCGGTCAAAACAACGACGACGAATAA
- a CDS encoding class II glutamine amidotransferase has translation MCQLLGMNCNTPTDIVFSFEGFSKRGGLTDHHTDGFGIGFFEGRGLRLFLDNRPSAHSPVAELIRQYQIKSENVIAHIRKATQGQVLLENTHPFRRELWGRYWLFAHNGHLNGFVPPQGEYFTPVGNTDSERAFCYILEQLRQRFTEQPERDVLFAAVRDLVGEIRAHGLFNMMLSNGEMLFAHTSTLLFYIVRQAPFGKANLSDAEVSIDFTEVTTPKDRVAVIATLPLTDNETWTQLAQNELVLFQQGEIVCRDRPDLPVYLSKEEGLRIARSVGAAL, from the coding sequence ATGTGCCAACTGCTGGGAATGAACTGCAATACCCCTACTGATATCGTGTTTTCGTTTGAAGGCTTTAGCAAACGCGGCGGACTGACCGACCACCACACGGACGGCTTCGGCATCGGTTTTTTTGAAGGACGCGGCTTGCGCCTGTTTCTCGACAACCGCCCCAGCGCCCATTCGCCCGTTGCCGAGCTGATACGCCAATACCAAATCAAATCCGAAAACGTGATTGCCCACATCCGCAAAGCCACGCAAGGGCAAGTGTTATTGGAAAACACCCACCCTTTCCGTCGCGAATTGTGGGGACGCTACTGGCTGTTCGCCCACAACGGACATTTAAACGGTTTTGTTCCACCACAGGGCGAGTATTTTACCCCCGTGGGCAATACCGATTCGGAACGAGCGTTTTGCTATATTTTGGAACAACTGCGCCAACGTTTTACCGAGCAGCCCGAACGCGATGTTTTGTTTGCTGCTGTGCGCGATTTGGTTGGCGAAATCCGCGCCCACGGTTTGTTTAATATGATGTTGTCTAACGGCGAAATGCTGTTTGCCCACACCAGCACGCTGTTGTTTTATATTGTGCGCCAAGCGCCGTTTGGCAAGGCGAATTTATCGGATGCGGAAGTGTCGATTGACTTTACCGAAGTGACCACGCCCAAAGACCGTGTGGCGGTGATTGCCACGCTGCCGCTTACCGACAACGAAACGTGGACTCAGTTGGCACAAAATGAATTGGTGTTGTTTCAACAGGGCGAAATCGTCTGCCGCGACAGACCCGACTTGCCTGTGTATTTAAGCAAAGAAGAAGGTTTGCGGATTGCCCGCAGTGTGGGTGCGGCACTTTAA
- the pxpB gene encoding 5-oxoprolinase subunit PxpB — protein sequence MLTITPVSENALLCCHDDVADLSAQRKWWAFADAAARLSDVAESIVGMNNVTVFAHPDADLHALADVLREQWSHTAATDFQGKHIEIPVHYGGEYGEDLAAVATYHGITPAEVVARHTQPVYTVFMMGFQPGFPYLGGLPEHLHTPRRDVPRTQVAAGSVGIGGSQTGIYPFASPGGWQIIGRTELPLFRADAEPPALLAAGDTVSFTLASLTL from the coding sequence ATGCTCACAATCACCCCCGTCAGCGAAAACGCCCTATTGTGCTGCCACGATGATGTGGCGGATTTGTCTGCCCAACGCAAATGGTGGGCATTTGCCGATGCCGCTGCCCGTTTGTCTGATGTTGCCGAAAGCATTGTCGGCATGAATAATGTTACCGTATTCGCCCACCCCGATGCGGATTTACACGCGCTCGCCGATGTGTTGCGCGAACAGTGGTCTCACACCGCAGCAACCGATTTTCAAGGCAAACACATTGAGATTCCCGTGCATTACGGCGGCGAATACGGGGAAGATTTGGCGGCGGTGGCAACCTATCACGGCATCACACCCGCCGAAGTGGTGGCACGCCACACCCAACCCGTTTACACGGTGTTTATGATGGGTTTTCAACCGGGGTTTCCCTATTTGGGCGGCTTGCCCGAACACCTGCACACCCCACGCCGTGATGTGCCGCGCACACAGGTAGCAGCGGGTTCGGTGGGCATCGGTGGCAGCCAAACGGGGATTTATCCCTTTGCCTCACCGGGGGGGTGGCAGATTATCGGGCGCACCGAACTGCCGCTGTTTCGTGCCGATGCCGAACCGCCTGCCCTGCTGGCAGCGGGCGACACCGTGTCGTTTACCCTTGCTTCCCTGACCCTCTGA
- a CDS encoding biotin-dependent carboxyltransferase family protein, whose amino-acid sequence MITVLDTPAFSTLQDLGRHGLRRHGIGHAGAMDTLALRAGNILLGNPESAAAIETALGGLTLRFECDSSFCITGALYQAELDGAAVHSYWRYPVRKGQTLRLIRAVQGMYGYVCIRGGFAVEEVLGSRSTDAKAQFGGWHGRALQAGDILPLGSSQPTPQSRIGIAPIGFTHRIHAVISSEYSHFTRKAHYRFWQNAWTLQSNSNRMGYRFGGGVLERAQHEEMPSHAVQFGTVQVPPNGQPIVLMADTQTTGGYPKIACIAQADLGRLAQVRFGSRIYFQIATAEEAAKLRRRNEAYLNQIRMIANQ is encoded by the coding sequence ATGATTACCGTTCTCGACACCCCCGCCTTTTCCACCCTGCAAGACCTCGGACGACACGGACTGCGCCGCCACGGTATCGGTCATGCGGGCGCAATGGATACGCTTGCCCTACGCGCAGGCAATATTTTACTCGGCAACCCCGAATCCGCCGCCGCCATTGAAACTGCACTGGGCGGACTAACCCTGCGTTTTGAGTGCGACAGCAGCTTTTGCATCACGGGCGCACTCTATCAAGCCGAATTAGACGGCGCAGCCGTGCATTCCTATTGGCGTTATCCCGTGCGTAAAGGGCAAACCCTGCGCCTGATTCGCGCCGTGCAAGGCATGTATGGTTATGTGTGCATACGTGGCGGATTCGCCGTAGAAGAAGTGTTGGGCTCGCGCAGCACCGATGCCAAAGCACAGTTTGGCGGATGGCACGGTCGCGCCTTGCAAGCGGGCGACATTCTGCCCCTAGGCAGCAGCCAACCCACCCCGCAATCGCGCATCGGCATCGCCCCCATCGGGTTTACCCACCGCATTCATGCCGTGATTTCGTCTGAATACAGCCACTTTACCCGCAAAGCCCATTACCGCTTTTGGCAAAACGCATGGACGCTGCAAAGCAACAGCAACCGCATGGGCTACCGTTTCGGCGGCGGCGTGCTGGAACGCGCCCAGCACGAAGAAATGCCGTCCCACGCCGTACAATTCGGCACGGTACAAGTTCCCCCCAACGGACAACCCATCGTGCTGATGGCAGACACCCAAACCACAGGCGGCTATCCCAAAATCGCCTGCATCGCCCAAGCCGATTTGGGAAGGCTGGCACAAGTGCGCTTTGGCAGCCGCATTTATTTTCAAATCGCCACCGCCGAAGAAGCTGCCAAACTGCGCCGCCGCAACGAAGCCTATCTCAACCAAATCCGCATGATTGCCAATCAGTGA